One Fontisphaera persica DNA window includes the following coding sequences:
- a CDS encoding PD-(D/E)XK nuclease family protein, translated as MTAPHRSIRFLLGPAGSGKTWRCVEEIRQELLRDPAGPPLILLAPRQATFQLERQLLAEGKLQGYTRLSILSFARLATHLLDHLGTGRPRLLSEEGRVMVLRTLLKKHGGSLRIFHSTAQLPGFAAELSRWLRELQQQQITPQTLSEAADRLKHLPGLAAKLQDTALLYQAFQQWLEDHALEDADGLLGLATKRLRQVYQQGTPLGIGGLWMDGFAELTPQEVTFLEALALHCRQMTLAFCVENKPDECVNNKPGVDNKPAEALPDWHPQAVVARTLQRCAEQLSALEGAVLQYEVLQRDTERSRFARAPALAHLECHWAELMPPPFAETTPAVRLVACAHPEAEVTFAAREIVRHVRGGGRFREVAVLVRRLETHAALLKRIFRQYEIPFFLDQRESMAHHPLAELTRYTLRVMAHGWQNADWLGALKTGLAPIEPEELDELENLVLELGLDGERWLQSWGEAASPAAEWESCRSKLVDPFKALRKTLTSSPGGVNGEQIACGLRQFFDDLKVAETLQQWAQNQTPGAGDLPPAAHLTVWEAVEEWLDTLELALGDHALPLAEWLPILESGLSQLSVGVIPPALDQVLVGAVDRSRQPDLHTLFILGMNEGLFPAPPTLPALLSEEERALLEHEGKLILGLGAMVHQGAERYLGYIACTRPAVCLVVCRAEAQAAGQPLNPSLFYLRLQQMFPQVQEEAFTGEFPPKDSVHWSELLPELVRAQALPEELLAQVPLQVRRLKQYAPDEQLSAGVVDKLFKKQLVTSISALETYAACPFRYFVERVLRAQERPLFAVDAARRGSFLHQVLAAFHQAVVRQGRRWRDLSPEEAQQLLEQVAQEVSEQFQYGVMKANVRHDFARELLVERLKAYVAQAVQWMSVYQLNPWKVEVAFGMEGDPQDNQKLPAWCLPLDDGSKLCLVGRIDRVDVCQPTKDSPPLAVVIDYKSSEKKMDATKLHHGCDLQLMAYLNVVCSLPDLARAAQANALQPVGAFYLSLTASESGVSQREKAWGEISPRDQFPHHGRFDQAHWEVLDAKAKQGKATGPVAFGFKKGASTPSGADVLASQDWQNLLQQNQQHLRAFGSRILSGDMRVSPCQIKKKKACEYCPCREVCRFDPWHHEFRRLAAPPKSGNTAEEATGA; from the coding sequence ATGACTGCGCCACACAGGTCCATTCGTTTTCTGCTGGGTCCGGCAGGCAGCGGCAAGACCTGGCGTTGTGTCGAGGAAATCCGGCAGGAATTGCTCCGCGACCCCGCCGGTCCTCCCTTGATTTTGCTGGCGCCGCGCCAGGCCACTTTCCAGTTGGAGCGCCAGTTGCTGGCGGAGGGAAAGCTGCAGGGGTACACGCGGCTTTCCATTCTTTCGTTTGCGCGGCTCGCCACCCACCTGCTCGACCACCTGGGCACGGGAAGGCCGCGGCTGCTCTCCGAGGAAGGGCGGGTCATGGTGTTGCGGACGCTGCTGAAAAAGCATGGGGGGAGCCTGCGCATTTTCCACTCGACCGCGCAACTGCCTGGCTTTGCCGCCGAGCTGAGCCGCTGGTTGCGGGAGCTGCAACAGCAGCAAATCACCCCGCAAACCTTGAGCGAGGCGGCCGACCGATTGAAGCACCTGCCCGGTCTGGCGGCCAAGCTGCAGGATACCGCCCTGTTGTATCAGGCCTTTCAACAATGGCTGGAGGACCATGCGCTGGAGGATGCCGATGGCCTGCTGGGACTGGCCACAAAACGATTGCGCCAGGTCTATCAGCAAGGCACCCCCCTGGGGATTGGCGGATTATGGATGGATGGCTTTGCGGAATTGACGCCGCAGGAAGTGACTTTTTTGGAGGCTCTGGCCTTGCATTGCCGGCAAATGACACTGGCCTTTTGTGTGGAGAACAAGCCGGATGAATGTGTGAACAACAAGCCAGGCGTGGACAACAAGCCGGCTGAAGCGCTGCCGGATTGGCATCCCCAAGCCGTGGTGGCACGCACGCTCCAGCGCTGCGCCGAGCAATTGAGCGCACTGGAGGGCGCGGTCCTTCAATATGAGGTGTTGCAACGGGACACCGAACGCTCCCGCTTTGCCCGGGCGCCCGCATTGGCGCATCTGGAATGCCATTGGGCCGAGCTCATGCCGCCGCCGTTTGCGGAGACGACCCCGGCGGTGCGACTGGTGGCCTGCGCCCATCCGGAAGCTGAGGTGACCTTTGCCGCGCGCGAAATCGTGCGCCACGTGCGCGGCGGCGGGCGTTTTCGCGAAGTGGCCGTGCTCGTGCGGCGACTGGAAACCCATGCCGCCCTGCTGAAGCGCATTTTCCGGCAATATGAAATTCCCTTCTTCCTGGACCAGCGCGAGTCCATGGCTCATCACCCGCTGGCCGAGTTGACGCGTTACACCCTGCGGGTGATGGCGCATGGCTGGCAAAATGCCGACTGGCTGGGCGCGTTGAAAACCGGCCTGGCGCCCATCGAGCCGGAGGAGCTGGACGAGCTGGAAAATCTGGTGCTGGAGCTGGGGCTGGACGGGGAGCGGTGGCTGCAGTCCTGGGGGGAGGCAGCCAGCCCGGCCGCGGAGTGGGAGTCGTGCCGAAGCAAGCTGGTGGACCCCTTCAAAGCTCTGCGCAAGACTCTGACCAGCTCTCCCGGCGGGGTGAATGGGGAGCAGATAGCCTGCGGCCTGCGGCAATTCTTCGACGACTTGAAAGTGGCCGAAACCCTGCAACAATGGGCGCAAAATCAAACGCCCGGCGCGGGAGATTTGCCCCCCGCCGCTCATCTCACCGTCTGGGAAGCGGTGGAGGAATGGCTGGATACGCTGGAGCTGGCGCTGGGCGACCATGCTCTGCCGCTGGCGGAGTGGCTGCCCATTCTGGAATCCGGCCTCAGCCAGCTCAGTGTGGGCGTGATTCCCCCGGCCCTGGACCAGGTGCTGGTCGGCGCAGTGGACCGCTCCCGCCAGCCGGACTTGCATACTTTGTTCATTCTGGGCATGAACGAGGGTCTGTTTCCCGCGCCGCCCACTCTGCCCGCGTTGCTTTCTGAAGAAGAGCGCGCCTTGTTGGAACACGAGGGCAAACTCATTTTGGGCCTGGGCGCCATGGTCCATCAGGGCGCGGAAAGGTATTTGGGCTACATTGCCTGCACCCGGCCCGCGGTGTGTCTGGTGGTCTGCCGCGCCGAAGCGCAGGCGGCTGGCCAGCCGCTGAATCCGTCCCTGTTTTACCTGCGCCTGCAACAGATGTTTCCGCAAGTCCAGGAGGAAGCATTCACCGGCGAGTTTCCGCCGAAGGACAGCGTGCATTGGTCGGAGCTGCTGCCCGAGCTGGTGAGGGCGCAGGCATTGCCGGAGGAGCTGCTGGCACAGGTTCCGCTTCAGGTGCGCCGGTTAAAACAATATGCGCCCGACGAGCAGCTCAGCGCCGGCGTGGTGGACAAGCTTTTTAAGAAGCAATTAGTTACCAGCATCAGCGCCCTGGAAACCTACGCGGCCTGTCCGTTCCGCTATTTCGTGGAGCGCGTCCTGCGGGCGCAGGAGCGGCCCTTGTTTGCCGTGGATGCGGCACGGCGCGGTTCTTTCCTCCATCAAGTGCTGGCGGCCTTCCACCAGGCTGTCGTCCGGCAGGGCCGGCGCTGGCGGGATTTATCCCCCGAGGAGGCCCAACAGTTGCTGGAACAGGTGGCGCAAGAGGTGTCCGAGCAGTTTCAGTATGGCGTGATGAAAGCCAACGTGCGCCATGATTTTGCCCGCGAATTGCTGGTGGAGCGCTTGAAAGCTTACGTGGCGCAGGCGGTGCAATGGATGAGCGTCTATCAACTGAACCCCTGGAAGGTGGAAGTGGCCTTCGGCATGGAAGGGGACCCGCAAGACAACCAGAAATTGCCGGCATGGTGTCTGCCCTTGGATGACGGCAGCAAGCTCTGCCTGGTGGGGCGTATTGACCGGGTGGATGTTTGTCAACCAACAAAAGATTCACCACCGCTGGCGGTCGTCATAGATTATAAATCGAGCGAGAAAAAAATGGACGCCACCAAATTGCACCACGGTTGCGACCTTCAGCTCATGGCCTATCTGAATGTGGTGTGTTCCCTGCCCGACCTGGCCAGGGCGGCGCAAGCCAATGCTTTGCAACCGGTGGGCGCTTTTTACCTCAGCCTCACCGCCTCCGAATCCGGAGTTAGCCAGCGTGAAAAGGCGTGGGGGGAAATCTCGCCGCGCGACCAATTTCCCCATCACGGTCGCTTCGACCAGGCACACTGGGAAGTCTTGGACGCCAAGGCCAAACAGGGCAAAGCCACCGGGCCGGTGGCCTTTGGTTTTAAGAAGGGAGCCTCCACCCCATCCGGGGCCGATGTATTGGCCAGCCAGGATTGGCAGAATCTTCTGCAACAAAATCAGCAACACCTGCGCGCGTTTGGCTCGCGCATCCTGAGCGGGGACATGCGGGTGTCCCCCTGCCAAATCAAAAAAAAGAAGGCCTGCGAGTACTGTCCCTGCCGCGAAGTGTGCCGGTTTGATCCGTGGCATCATGAATTCCGGCGGCTGGCCGCGCCGCCCAAATCGGGAAACACAGCGGAGGAAGCAACCGGGGCATGA
- the gluQRS gene encoding tRNA glutamyl-Q(34) synthetase GluQRS, with protein sequence MSGVNLYRGRLAPSPTGYLHLGHARTFWVAWHRARQHAGTLVLRNEDLDRDRCRPEYVTAMVEDLRWLGLDWQEGPDCGGPHAPYDQSRRHAWHVAVFEQLRSSGCVYPCVCSRKDVLQALGAPHAGEEEPVYPGTCRPEKRPQPIVVTDPARLRHRDAHGRRVNWRFRVPDGERITFADGAAGPQEFVAGRDFGDFVVWRHDDVPAYQLAVVADDHAMGITEVVRGADLLLSTARQLLLYHALGWTPPQFFHVPLMTDERGTRLAKRHDALSLRALRAAGAHPAEWGAEWEAWLAQTLPA encoded by the coding sequence ATGAGCGGTGTAAATCTTTATCGCGGGCGGTTGGCGCCTTCCCCCACCGGCTACCTTCATCTGGGCCATGCGCGGACGTTTTGGGTGGCCTGGCACCGCGCCCGCCAGCACGCGGGCACGCTCGTTTTGCGCAACGAGGACCTCGACCGCGACCGCTGCCGCCCGGAGTACGTCACCGCCATGGTGGAGGATTTGCGCTGGCTGGGACTGGACTGGCAGGAAGGGCCGGATTGCGGCGGGCCGCATGCTCCCTACGACCAGAGCCGCCGCCATGCCTGGCACGTAGCTGTGTTTGAACAGTTGCGCTCCAGTGGTTGCGTGTACCCCTGCGTTTGCTCGCGTAAAGATGTGCTCCAGGCCCTGGGCGCCCCCCATGCGGGCGAGGAGGAGCCGGTGTACCCCGGCACGTGCCGTCCGGAAAAACGCCCCCAACCCATCGTGGTGACCGACCCCGCCCGCCTGCGCCATCGCGATGCCCACGGCCGCCGGGTGAACTGGCGTTTCCGCGTGCCGGACGGCGAGCGCATCACGTTTGCGGACGGCGCTGCCGGCCCCCAGGAATTTGTCGCCGGGCGCGACTTTGGCGACTTCGTGGTGTGGCGCCATGATGATGTGCCGGCGTATCAGCTTGCGGTGGTGGCTGACGACCATGCCATGGGCATCACCGAAGTCGTGCGCGGCGCGGACCTCCTCCTTTCCACCGCCCGCCAGCTCCTGCTGTACCACGCCCTGGGTTGGACGCCGCCGCAGTTTTTCCATGTGCCATTGATGACCGATGAACGCGGCACGCGCCTGGCCAAGCGCCATGATGCCCTGAGCTTGCGCGCCCTGCGCGCGGCGGGCGCCCATCCGGCGGAGTGGGGGGCGGAATGGGAGGCGTGGCTCGCGCAAACGCTGCCTGCCTGA
- a CDS encoding alpha/beta hydrolase family protein: MAQTQSSAGPRWLAAAPPVPAFKAPATLKTWEKQRRQIRATAWAALGDLPPRPKAPVAQTLSREDRGYYTLERFSFDNGAGDTVPGYLLLPKSGPARKPAILYCHWHGGQYDVGKEELFRTNALPEPPGPALVREGFVVLAIDAYCFGERNGRGPGGAGERGGAGELSASKFNLWYGRSLWGMMVRDDLMALDYLCTRPEVDAARIGVTGISMGATRTWWIMALDDRPKTGVAVACLTRYQDLIAAEGLKYHGIYYYVPGLLRHFDTEAIVALAAPRPMLFMTGEQDAGSPVAGIRAIDAAVRPVYRLYRAEADFENEIITGLGHVYTPAMWEKTRRWFRERL, from the coding sequence ATGGCACAAACCCAATCTTCCGCCGGACCACGCTGGCTGGCCGCGGCGCCGCCAGTGCCGGCCTTCAAGGCGCCCGCCACCCTCAAAACCTGGGAAAAACAGCGGCGCCAGATTCGGGCCACGGCGTGGGCGGCGCTGGGGGATTTGCCGCCCCGTCCCAAAGCGCCGGTGGCGCAAACCTTGAGCCGCGAAGACCGCGGATATTACACGCTGGAGCGCTTCAGTTTTGACAATGGCGCCGGGGACACGGTGCCCGGCTACCTGCTGCTGCCCAAGAGCGGTCCCGCCCGCAAGCCAGCCATTCTCTACTGCCACTGGCACGGCGGGCAATACGACGTGGGCAAAGAGGAGCTGTTTCGCACCAATGCCCTGCCGGAGCCGCCCGGCCCGGCCCTGGTGCGGGAGGGCTTTGTGGTGCTAGCCATAGATGCGTATTGCTTCGGGGAGCGCAATGGCCGTGGGCCCGGGGGCGCCGGCGAGCGTGGCGGCGCGGGGGAATTGTCAGCGAGCAAGTTCAATTTGTGGTATGGGCGCTCCTTGTGGGGGATGATGGTGCGGGATGATTTGATGGCGCTGGATTATTTATGCACACGCCCGGAGGTGGACGCAGCGCGGATTGGGGTCACTGGCATCAGCATGGGCGCCACGCGCACGTGGTGGATTATGGCGCTGGATGACCGGCCCAAGACCGGCGTGGCGGTGGCTTGTTTGACGCGGTACCAGGACCTCATCGCCGCCGAAGGCCTGAAATACCACGGGATTTATTACTACGTACCGGGCCTGTTGCGGCACTTTGACACCGAGGCCATTGTGGCGCTGGCCGCTCCGCGGCCGATGTTGTTCATGACCGGCGAGCAGGACGCCGGCTCGCCCGTGGCAGGCATCCGCGCGATTGACGCCGCCGTCCGGCCGGTGTACCGCCTGTACCGGGCGGAAGCGGATTTTGAGAATGAAATCATCACCGGCCTTGGCCACGTGTACACTCCGGCCATGTGGGAAAAGACGCGGCGTTGGTTCAGGGAGCGGCTCTGA
- a CDS encoding RNA-binding S4 domain-containing protein, with the protein MPTTSTMETGGNVRLDKWLWAARVYKTRTLAAEACRAGHVKCEGMALKPAHPVRVGMHLTVQQGEITRTLRVLGLLERRVGAAVARQYVEDLTPPEEYQKRHAVERQPLVLWPKGMGRPTKKQRRQLRGLLPDA; encoded by the coding sequence ATGCCTACCACAAGCACCATGGAAACCGGCGGCAACGTGCGGCTGGACAAATGGCTTTGGGCGGCGCGCGTGTACAAGACACGGACGCTGGCCGCCGAGGCCTGCCGCGCGGGTCACGTCAAATGCGAGGGCATGGCGCTCAAGCCCGCGCACCCCGTGCGGGTGGGGATGCATTTGACGGTGCAACAGGGGGAAATTACGCGCACCTTGCGCGTGCTGGGCTTGTTGGAGCGGCGGGTGGGAGCGGCCGTGGCCCGCCAATATGTGGAAGATTTGACCCCGCCGGAGGAGTATCAAAAACGCCATGCCGTGGAGCGCCAGCCGCTGGTGCTCTGGCCCAAGGGCATGGGACGCCCCACCAAGAAACAGCGCCGGCAGTTGCGTGGCCTGCTGCCGGACGCATGA
- a CDS encoding CotH kinase family protein: MRTWLGRLAVLGWILVLSAGSIGSTAPASAPASKPATRPPTAPLVLDPDELSRPGANLFTNGPIPRIQIEISREAYESLRRNPRQNVSATVKEGGKTYLNVALHLKGAAGSFRPVDNKPGMMLHFGRHTPDQRFHGMLKVMLNNSVQDPSYLNEKICGYLFRLAGVPSPRTGHAIVELNGRLLGMYVLKEDFHDDFLKRYFRPATGNLYDIKPGRDINQELTLDFGNGLPDKADLKAAVAACQEPHPEARWEKLKAAVDVERFVSMMAIEALAAHWDGYSRNRNNFRIYAEPVTGRLVFLPNDLDQLFRDPGHSIFDPGDNGLVTKSILQTPQARQLFLRRSCYIATNIFHYPDLSNRVVQTAFRLKEALQAVNDVRTLREVEARERELLRALAVRAETARKQTLELAQRQARFDKEGVCPVTQWTPIYEGGADLKIQRQPLALYIRAGHGGAPGFRSRLMLPAGRYRFEGRLRTANVQAVKSQWGAGAGLWVAGRPAREKGLEGTADWQMMTYDFAVTLDWEEVELVCELRAKGGEVWFDVPSLRLVKKL, from the coding sequence ATGCGAACCTGGCTGGGCCGCCTGGCTGTTTTGGGGTGGATTCTCGTGCTGTCCGCAGGCAGCATAGGGTCCACCGCGCCTGCGTCCGCACCTGCGTCCAAGCCGGCAACCCGGCCTCCGACGGCGCCGCTGGTGCTGGACCCGGATGAGTTGTCCCGTCCCGGCGCCAACCTGTTCACCAACGGCCCCATCCCGCGCATTCAAATCGAAATCAGCCGCGAAGCCTACGAAAGTCTCCGGCGCAATCCCCGCCAAAATGTCAGCGCCACAGTGAAAGAAGGCGGCAAAACCTACTTGAACGTGGCCCTGCATCTCAAAGGGGCGGCTGGAAGTTTTCGTCCCGTGGACAACAAACCGGGCATGATGCTCCACTTTGGCCGGCATACGCCGGACCAGCGATTCCACGGCATGCTCAAAGTCATGCTCAACAATTCGGTGCAAGACCCCAGTTATCTTAACGAGAAAATCTGCGGTTACCTTTTTCGCCTCGCCGGCGTGCCCTCACCGCGCACCGGCCATGCCATTGTGGAGCTGAACGGGCGCCTGTTGGGCATGTATGTGCTCAAGGAGGATTTTCACGATGACTTCCTCAAGCGATATTTCCGCCCCGCCACCGGCAATCTTTATGACATCAAGCCCGGGCGTGACATCAATCAGGAACTGACCCTGGACTTCGGCAATGGCCTGCCGGACAAAGCAGACCTCAAGGCCGCCGTGGCCGCCTGTCAGGAGCCCCATCCGGAAGCCCGCTGGGAGAAGCTCAAAGCCGCGGTGGACGTGGAGCGCTTTGTTTCCATGATGGCCATTGAAGCCCTGGCGGCGCATTGGGACGGTTACAGCCGCAATCGCAACAACTTCCGCATCTATGCCGAGCCGGTCACGGGCCGCCTGGTCTTTTTGCCCAACGATTTGGACCAGTTGTTTCGCGACCCGGGGCATTCCATCTTTGACCCGGGCGACAACGGGCTGGTGACCAAGTCCATCCTGCAAACTCCGCAGGCCCGCCAGTTGTTTTTGCGGCGCTCGTGTTACATTGCCACCAATATTTTTCATTATCCGGACCTCTCCAATCGTGTCGTGCAAACGGCCTTCCGGCTTAAGGAAGCGTTGCAGGCCGTCAACGATGTCCGCACTTTGCGCGAAGTCGAGGCGCGCGAGCGCGAACTGTTGCGGGCTTTGGCCGTGCGCGCCGAGACGGCCCGCAAACAAACCTTGGAATTGGCCCAGCGACAGGCGCGGTTTGACAAGGAGGGGGTGTGTCCGGTGACGCAATGGACGCCCATTTATGAGGGGGGCGCCGACCTCAAAATCCAGCGCCAGCCGCTTGCCCTTTACATCCGTGCCGGCCACGGCGGCGCGCCCGGTTTCCGCAGCCGCCTGATGTTGCCGGCAGGCCGGTACCGCTTCGAGGGTCGCCTGCGCACGGCCAATGTGCAGGCCGTCAAATCCCAATGGGGGGCCGGGGCGGGGCTATGGGTCGCAGGCAGGCCCGCGCGGGAAAAAGGGCTGGAGGGCACCGCCGATTGGCAGATGATGACGTATGATTTTGCCGTGACACTGGACTGGGAGGAAGTTGAACTGGTCTGCGAACTGCGCGCCAAGGGCGGGGAGGTATGGTTTGATGTGCCGAGCTTGCGGCTGGTCAAAAAGTTGTGA
- a CDS encoding glycoside hydrolase family 43 protein, which yields MQTIFWRQWPALLLGAVIILAGRPGMAAEEEGELLFTSFRRNGEDGLHLLHSKDGYTWTALKKDQSFLRPQVGGKLMRDPSLAQGPDGTFHLVWTTAWNKHGAGYASSKDLIHWSEQRLLDVMAHEPQTRNVWAPELFYDTAQQEWLIVWSSTIPGRFPQTEKAGDDGYNHRLYFTTTKNFQTLAPTRLLYDPGFNCIDAVIFRDGARHVMILKDETRHPPAKNLRVAFSERATGPYGPASAPITGNYWAEGPTVIKIGGKWFVYFDRYTEHRYGLVTSTDLQTWTDESDKVRFPKDHRHGTVLRVPRAVLERLQAEP from the coding sequence ATGCAAACAATTTTTTGGCGGCAATGGCCGGCCCTCCTCCTGGGGGCGGTAATAATCCTGGCAGGACGTCCGGGAATGGCAGCGGAAGAGGAAGGGGAGTTGTTGTTCACTTCCTTCCGCCGCAACGGGGAGGATGGCCTGCACTTGCTGCACAGCAAGGACGGCTACACCTGGACCGCGTTGAAAAAGGACCAGTCCTTCCTGCGCCCGCAGGTGGGAGGCAAATTGATGCGCGACCCCTCGCTGGCGCAGGGGCCGGATGGCACGTTTCACCTCGTCTGGACCACGGCGTGGAACAAACATGGCGCAGGTTATGCCTCGTCCAAAGATTTAATCCACTGGTCTGAGCAGCGGTTGTTGGACGTGATGGCACACGAGCCACAGACGCGCAATGTGTGGGCGCCCGAGCTTTTTTACGACACGGCGCAGCAGGAATGGCTCATCGTCTGGTCGAGCACCATTCCGGGACGGTTTCCCCAGACGGAAAAAGCGGGGGACGACGGCTACAATCACCGGCTTTATTTCACCACCACGAAAAATTTTCAGACGCTGGCACCCACGCGGCTGTTGTACGATCCGGGCTTCAACTGCATTGACGCCGTGATTTTCCGGGACGGCGCGCGGCACGTGATGATTCTCAAAGATGAAACGCGGCATCCGCCGGCGAAAAACTTGCGCGTGGCTTTCAGCGAGCGCGCCACCGGGCCCTACGGGCCGGCCTCGGCCCCCATCACCGGCAATTACTGGGCCGAAGGGCCGACGGTGATTAAAATTGGCGGGAAATGGTTTGTCTATTTCGACCGGTACACCGAGCACCGGTACGGCCTGGTGACGTCCACGGATTTGCAAACGTGGACGGATGAATCGGACAAGGTGCGTTTTCCCAAAGACCACCGCCACGGCACGGTGTTGCGTGTCCCGCGGGCGGTGCTCGAGCGACTGCAGGCGGAACCATGA
- a CDS encoding xylose operon transcription regulator XylR, protein METAVNIAALEKERRRQVALIVETSVVYGRQILSGIARYLRQYPGWSVFLDERELRAPPPDWLATWPGDGIICRSTTPEWAEIFRQRRVPVVDLNDQYVDLGLPRVASDMPAIGRLAAEHLLQRGFSHLAFCGFLGETWSFQRRQGFAEVAGDKLKLEHVLETRWMSLRERPYEEERNRIALWLQTLPLPVGIMACNDVRAQHVLDACRQLGLDVPRQVAVVGVDNAETFCELCEPPLSSVVPDAERIGYEAAALLDRLMAGKPAPARPLLLPPQGLVTRRSTDVYAFAEPVVARAMEFIRQNACQGIRVRDVLRHVNCSRSWLERVFRYYVGHSPRVEIRSVQLQKARELLLTTDWKLPQIAGAVGMENTAYFVNLFRRFYGQPPARYRRRHRVDHP, encoded by the coding sequence ATGGAAACAGCCGTAAACATTGCTGCGCTGGAAAAGGAACGCCGCCGCCAGGTGGCCTTGATTGTCGAAACTTCGGTGGTCTATGGCCGCCAGATTCTGAGCGGCATTGCGCGGTACTTGCGGCAATATCCCGGCTGGTCTGTGTTTCTGGATGAACGCGAGCTGCGCGCGCCGCCGCCCGACTGGCTGGCAACCTGGCCGGGCGATGGCATCATCTGCCGCTCCACCACGCCGGAATGGGCGGAGATTTTCCGCCAGCGCCGGGTGCCGGTGGTGGATTTGAATGACCAATACGTGGATTTGGGTTTGCCGCGCGTGGCTTCGGACATGCCGGCCATCGGGCGGCTGGCCGCCGAGCATCTTTTGCAGCGAGGTTTTTCGCATCTGGCTTTTTGCGGTTTTTTGGGTGAGACGTGGTCTTTCCAGCGGCGCCAGGGATTTGCGGAAGTGGCCGGCGACAAATTGAAGCTGGAGCACGTGCTGGAAACGCGGTGGATGTCCTTGCGCGAGCGGCCTTATGAGGAGGAGCGCAACCGGATTGCGTTGTGGCTGCAAACTCTGCCCCTGCCGGTGGGCATCATGGCCTGCAATGATGTCCGCGCCCAGCACGTCCTCGACGCCTGCCGCCAACTCGGGCTGGACGTGCCCCGGCAGGTCGCCGTGGTGGGCGTGGACAACGCGGAAACCTTTTGCGAGCTGTGCGAGCCGCCGCTCTCCAGCGTGGTGCCCGATGCCGAACGCATAGGCTATGAAGCGGCAGCTTTGCTGGACCGCTTGATGGCGGGCAAACCTGCGCCCGCCCGGCCGCTCCTGCTGCCGCCCCAGGGTCTGGTGACGCGCCGCTCCACCGATGTTTATGCCTTTGCGGAGCCGGTGGTGGCCCGGGCCATGGAGTTCATCCGCCAAAATGCCTGCCAGGGCATCCGGGTGCGGGATGTGCTGCGCCATGTGAATTGCTCGCGTTCGTGGCTGGAGCGGGTCTTTCGCTATTACGTGGGTCATTCCCCGCGAGTGGAAATTCGCTCCGTGCAGTTGCAAAAAGCTCGCGAGCTGCTCCTGACCACCGATTGGAAACTGCCGCAAATTGCCGGGGCCGTGGGCATGGAAAACACCGCCTATTTCGTGAATCTCTTCCGGCGGTTTTACGGCCAGCCGCCCGCCCGCTACCGCCGCCGCCATCGCGTGGACCATCCCTGA